A genomic stretch from Haloarchaeobius amylolyticus includes:
- a CDS encoding acetate--CoA ligase: MAHEPDSRPPISSLRATETVDPPEWFVDQANVADPAVYDRFERDWPACWRTAGSLLTWADAYDSVLTRGDAALRWFDGGVLNASYNCVDRHVEAGRGDEAALHWAGRTGESTTYTYDDLHREVNETAAALRGLGVEAGDVVTLYMPMMPELPVTMLACARLGALHNVVFSGYSAAELAERISRTDSRVLVTCDSYYRGGAAVNQKNKADNACLSVDHDVETVVVRRFGDTYLGDDQHEFDDLLAAQAGAQVDPVPRAAADPLFVIYTSGTTGEPDRVTHTTGGYLSYVAWTSHAVLDVEPEDTYWCAADIAWITGHSYIVYGPLALGATTLLYEGSADQPAHDRLWRQVEAHDVDVFYTAPTAIRSFMKRGADGPDEYDLSSLRLLGSVGEPINPSGWHWYRTHVGNSRCPVVDTWWQTETGGIMVSTLPGVDQMKPGAAGRGVPGIAVSVVDDDGAEVGPNVAGSLAITRPWPGMPRSMLTEATDPDWAYVTGDRAVQEADGYVTLLGRADDTLTVDDEPVGVTSVEGAIVEVDGVAEAAVVESARREDVVAYVSTTRDRQADQQLRGDIVDHVIQVLGQETCPRRFVFTAELPKTHSGKIMRRVLAAIVDGDDYGDTSALRNPETVGEIELVVGREVSD, encoded by the coding sequence GTGGCACACGAACCCGACAGTCGCCCGCCGATATCGAGCCTCAGAGCGACCGAGACGGTCGACCCGCCGGAGTGGTTCGTCGACCAGGCGAACGTCGCCGACCCGGCGGTCTACGACCGGTTCGAGCGCGACTGGCCGGCGTGCTGGCGGACCGCGGGTTCGTTGCTCACCTGGGCGGACGCCTACGACAGCGTCCTGACGCGGGGCGACGCCGCCCTCCGGTGGTTCGACGGCGGCGTGTTGAACGCCTCATACAACTGCGTCGACCGCCACGTCGAGGCGGGTCGCGGCGACGAGGCGGCCCTGCACTGGGCGGGGCGAACGGGTGAATCGACCACGTACACCTACGACGACCTCCACCGCGAGGTGAACGAGACGGCGGCGGCGCTCCGGGGACTGGGTGTCGAGGCGGGCGACGTCGTCACGCTCTACATGCCGATGATGCCCGAGTTGCCGGTGACGATGCTGGCCTGCGCCCGGCTCGGCGCGCTCCACAACGTCGTGTTCTCGGGGTACTCGGCCGCCGAACTCGCCGAGCGCATCAGCCGGACCGACTCGCGGGTGCTGGTGACCTGCGACAGCTACTACCGGGGCGGGGCCGCGGTGAACCAGAAGAACAAGGCGGACAACGCCTGCCTGTCGGTCGACCACGACGTCGAGACCGTCGTCGTCAGGCGGTTCGGGGACACCTACCTCGGCGACGACCAGCACGAGTTCGACGACCTCCTCGCGGCGCAGGCGGGGGCGCAGGTCGACCCGGTCCCCCGGGCGGCCGCAGACCCGCTGTTCGTCATCTACACGTCGGGGACGACCGGCGAACCCGACCGGGTGACCCACACGACCGGCGGCTACCTCTCCTACGTCGCGTGGACGAGCCACGCCGTCCTCGACGTCGAACCCGAGGACACGTACTGGTGTGCCGCCGACATCGCCTGGATCACCGGCCACAGCTACATCGTCTACGGCCCCCTCGCGCTCGGGGCGACGACGCTGCTGTACGAGGGGTCGGCCGACCAGCCCGCCCACGACCGGCTCTGGCGGCAGGTCGAGGCCCACGACGTGGACGTGTTCTACACCGCCCCGACGGCCATCCGGTCGTTCATGAAACGCGGCGCCGACGGTCCCGACGAGTACGACCTCTCGAGCCTCCGGTTGCTCGGGTCGGTCGGCGAACCCATCAACCCGAGCGGCTGGCACTGGTACCGGACCCACGTCGGGAACAGCCGGTGTCCCGTCGTGGACACGTGGTGGCAGACGGAGACGGGCGGCATCATGGTCTCGACGCTCCCCGGCGTCGACCAGATGAAGCCGGGTGCGGCCGGCCGGGGCGTCCCCGGCATCGCGGTCTCGGTCGTCGACGACGACGGGGCCGAGGTCGGCCCCAACGTGGCCGGGTCGCTCGCCATCACCCGCCCCTGGCCGGGGATGCCGCGGTCGATGCTGACCGAGGCGACCGACCCGGACTGGGCGTACGTCACCGGCGACCGGGCCGTCCAGGAGGCGGACGGCTACGTCACCCTGCTGGGCCGGGCGGACGACACGCTGACCGTCGACGACGAACCCGTCGGGGTCACCTCGGTCGAGGGGGCCATCGTCGAGGTCGACGGGGTCGCCGAGGCGGCGGTCGTCGAATCGGCGCGTCGAGAGGACGTGGTCGCGTACGTGAGCACGACCCGCGACCGGCAGGCCGACCAGCAGCTCCGGGGAGACATCGTCGACCACGTCATCCAGGTGCTCGGTCAGGAGACCTGCCCCCGCCGGTTCGTGTTCACCGCCGAACTCCCGAAGACCCACTCCGGGAAGATCATGCGGCGGGTGCTGGCCGCCATCGTCGACGGCGACGACTACGGCGACACGAGCGCCCTCCGCAACCCGGAGACCGTCGGGGAGATCGAACTAGTCGTCGGCCGCGAGGTTTCGGACTAG
- a CDS encoding substrate-binding protein, whose product MGNFPIDGDTATYGFNVPLSGPYGSEGKDELRAYKLAVKHLNNGGGWVDTQFDDLSGDGVAGKQIDWVKADTATDKKKARENARQLIERDNAIMISGGSSSSVAINVQDECQKQKVVFMACLTHSNDTTGADCVRYGFREMFDAYHTAAALAPVLKSEYGTGKKFYQLYADYTWGASVEQSMRQFMTEQANWSQVDSVATPLGTKNYSSYLSDVSNSDADVLMLDHYGLDLAKSLTQATEAGMKEDLTIVVPLYNRPMAKAAGSAISGVFGTVAWDSAIDNEPSNQFTQAFKNEYNGRIPSGPAQLAYAQTLQYSAAVERAGSFNPEKVIKELEDHQYNNIGMGSETMRKCDHQAQRAVPVVRGLPEDQISKANYYEIVELTPADKVTYGCNEGPAGKCDLGPYK is encoded by the coding sequence ATCGGGAACTTCCCGATCGACGGGGACACGGCGACCTACGGGTTCAACGTTCCACTGTCGGGACCGTACGGTTCCGAGGGGAAGGACGAGCTGCGAGCATACAAGCTCGCCGTCAAGCACCTCAACAACGGGGGTGGCTGGGTGGACACCCAGTTCGACGACCTGAGCGGTGACGGGGTCGCCGGGAAGCAGATAGACTGGGTGAAGGCGGACACGGCCACGGACAAGAAGAAGGCCCGCGAGAACGCCCGCCAGCTCATCGAGCGCGACAACGCCATCATGATCTCCGGCGGGTCGTCCTCGTCGGTGGCGATCAACGTCCAGGACGAGTGCCAGAAGCAGAAGGTGGTGTTCATGGCGTGTCTGACCCACTCGAACGACACGACCGGGGCCGACTGTGTCCGGTACGGCTTCCGTGAGATGTTCGACGCCTACCACACGGCGGCGGCGCTCGCACCCGTCCTGAAGAGCGAGTACGGCACGGGCAAGAAGTTCTACCAGCTGTACGCCGACTACACCTGGGGGGCGTCCGTCGAGCAGTCGATGCGCCAGTTCATGACCGAGCAGGCGAACTGGAGCCAGGTCGACTCCGTCGCGACCCCGCTGGGGACGAAGAACTACTCCTCGTACCTCTCGGACGTATCGAACTCCGACGCCGACGTCCTGATGCTCGACCACTACGGGCTGGACCTGGCGAAGTCGCTGACGCAGGCGACCGAGGCCGGCATGAAGGAGGACCTGACCATCGTGGTGCCCCTGTACAACCGGCCGATGGCGAAGGCCGCGGGCTCGGCCATCTCCGGCGTGTTCGGGACCGTCGCCTGGGACTCCGCCATCGACAACGAGCCGTCGAACCAGTTCACGCAGGCGTTCAAGAACGAGTACAACGGGCGCATCCCGTCCGGGCCGGCACAGCTCGCGTACGCGCAGACGCTGCAGTACTCCGCGGCGGTCGAGCGCGCCGGCTCGTTCAACCCGGAGAAGGTCATCAAGGAACTCGAGGACCACCAGTACAACAACATCGGGATGGGGTCGGAGACGATGCGCAAGTGCGACCACCAGGCCCAGCGGGCGGTACCGGTCGTCAGGGGGCTCCCCGAGGACCAGATCTCGAAGGCGAACTACTACGAGATCGTCGAACTCACGCCCGCGGACAAGGTCACGTACGGCTGCAACGAGGGTCCCGCAGGGAAGTGCGACCTCGGGCCGTACAAGTGA
- a CDS encoding branched-chain amino acid ABC transporter permease — MSLATTVVSILLNGLQQGSIYVLLAVGLSIILGTLEFVNFAHGALYIVGAYFGLYVAGTLTLSEGYLSSWGFSSLGLEAGFLLALVAVIVVVFLLGLLMERFVTRAFYDRPDTDQILVTFGLAIVVQESLRLLFGSSSQSFAQPIQGSVPIEGVATTWWRIAVIGITAVLVLGVYLLIEYTDFGLVVRAGTEDAEMVRLLGIRITRPYVVVFGIGAALAGVAGVVGGPLNPINPTAGTDILVPAFVTVVIGGVGSIRGAVLGGVTLGLIQSFFIQTSIGTYNLAPWAQVAIYAMAAVILLWRPQGIMGEEVSTA; from the coding sequence ATGAGTCTCGCTACCACCGTCGTCTCGATACTACTGAACGGGCTCCAGCAGGGGTCGATATACGTCCTGCTGGCGGTCGGGCTGTCGATCATCCTCGGAACGCTCGAGTTCGTCAACTTCGCCCACGGGGCGCTGTACATCGTCGGCGCGTACTTCGGCCTCTACGTGGCCGGGACGCTCACGCTCTCGGAGGGGTACCTCTCGAGCTGGGGATTCAGTTCGCTCGGGCTGGAGGCCGGGTTCCTCCTCGCGCTGGTCGCCGTCATCGTGGTCGTCTTCCTCCTCGGACTGCTCATGGAGCGGTTCGTGACACGGGCGTTCTACGACAGGCCGGATACAGACCAGATACTCGTGACGTTCGGGCTGGCGATCGTCGTCCAGGAGTCGCTCCGGCTGCTGTTCGGCTCCAGCAGCCAGAGCTTCGCCCAGCCCATCCAGGGGTCGGTGCCCATCGAGGGCGTCGCGACCACGTGGTGGCGCATCGCCGTCATCGGCATCACCGCCGTCCTCGTCCTCGGGGTGTACCTGCTCATCGAGTACACCGACTTCGGCCTCGTGGTCCGGGCCGGGACCGAGGACGCCGAGATGGTCAGACTGCTCGGCATCCGCATCACCCGCCCGTACGTCGTCGTCTTCGGCATCGGGGCGGCCCTGGCCGGCGTCGCCGGCGTGGTCGGCGGGCCGCTGAACCCCATCAACCCGACCGCGGGGACCGACATCCTGGTGCCCGCGTTCGTCACCGTCGTCATCGGTGGGGTCGGGAGCATCAGGGGCGCGGTCCTCGGCGGCGTCACACTGGGACTGATACAGTCGTTCTTCATCCAGACGTCCATCGGGACGTACAACCTGGCGCCGTGGGCGCAGGTGGCCATCTACGCGATGGCCGCGGTCATCCTGCTCTGGCGGCCACAGGGCATCATGGGTGAGGAGGTGAGTACCGCATGA
- a CDS encoding ABC transporter ATP-binding protein: MMLLELSDVNAHYGESHILRDVSMSVSEGEICALLGRNGAGKTTTLRSIAGTEPPAVRSGTVQFDGADITAQNPEDVAARGISFVPEERRVFTELTVAENLRLPEVARNPSNRWGRSAATTDTGLSLEAVFEYFPRLEERQQQAGGTLSGGEQQMLAIARALRQPTELLLLDEPYEGLAPQIIESVEAAIERIRADGQTILLVEQNARAAMNIADRCYVIDQGEIVFEGESDTLAADEETRQRYLGV; the protein is encoded by the coding sequence GTGATGCTGCTGGAACTGTCCGACGTGAACGCCCACTACGGGGAGAGCCACATCCTGCGGGACGTGTCGATGTCGGTCTCGGAGGGCGAGATCTGTGCCCTGCTCGGCCGGAACGGCGCGGGGAAGACGACGACGCTGCGCTCCATCGCGGGCACCGAACCCCCCGCGGTCCGGTCCGGCACCGTCCAGTTCGACGGCGCCGACATCACCGCACAGAACCCGGAGGACGTGGCGGCACGCGGTATCTCGTTCGTCCCCGAGGAGCGACGCGTGTTCACCGAGTTGACCGTCGCCGAGAACCTCCGGCTCCCGGAGGTCGCCCGTAACCCCTCGAACCGCTGGGGGCGGTCGGCCGCGACGACCGACACCGGGCTGTCGCTGGAGGCGGTGTTCGAGTACTTCCCCCGGCTGGAGGAACGCCAGCAACAGGCCGGTGGGACCCTCTCCGGTGGCGAACAGCAGATGCTCGCCATCGCGCGGGCGCTCAGGCAGCCGACGGAACTGCTGTTGCTCGACGAACCCTACGAGGGGCTGGCGCCACAGATCATCGAATCGGTCGAGGCCGCCATCGAGCGCATCAGGGCCGACGGCCAGACGATACTGCTGGTCGAACAGAACGCCCGGGCGGCGATGAACATCGCTGACCGCTGTTACGTCATCGACCAGGGCGAGATCGTCTTCGAGGGCGAATCGGACACGCTGGCCGCCGACGAGGAGACGCGCCAGCGCTACCTCGGCGTCTGA
- a CDS encoding bacterio-opsin activator domain-containing protein codes for MALGNTNRGAGGGLDRHGYECLLRAATTPRERLVLRLGGEVGLRPFEMVAVRPMDVAPHVVDGRVRFLLRVAGGEEPRDAYLPSELERAISRYARDEGVEPAEPLFDVSVRRLQMLVSEVSSRAADQTGRESLAGVSSRDLRHYFARSLLVDREVPASVVMAVGGWSELSSLDTYVDDPTPGEVLAAFDDEAGTAGEPRVERRHDADQPTLVLDAEATITRVNQRFEARVGRTADAIVGEPLTAATTADPDTVGGVRDAMAALEPWHGTLTFCLGPDCSLRGQTTITPANPTAADPSRFVAVVTTDRPQGPVPDDRFASVQQAIREVGDAYADATTHEGVLEAVCAHLTDSDAYECAWASEAPPGSQTVPTVWAGADDGTIERLAFTGPGSDGDTLAETVVETGEVETSLRDGPDPGQAGESHPRLVVGTPLVHGDSVYGALCLVAPTASIGEYERRALATLGERVGEALTGAERKRLLLADTVVELEFACTDPDSFVVALSAELSCTIRLEGVVPVDDRALLCYVSAVGRTPETVHPVAERLVDDARLVTDHEDASLLEVTVSSETVAGTLVDHGGSVEELVAEDGQARLRAEFAPETDVRAVADAVTTAFPETELVAKREVAADATGTTGFQQSLSSSLTEKQLAVLQAAYHAGYFDWPRDSTAEELAESMGVSSPTLHNHLRRSQYKLLDAFLDGSDVGT; via the coding sequence ATGGCACTCGGCAACACGAACCGCGGTGCCGGTGGGGGCCTCGACCGGCACGGCTACGAGTGCCTCCTGCGGGCGGCGACGACGCCCCGGGAGCGCCTCGTCCTCCGGCTCGGCGGGGAGGTCGGCCTGCGGCCGTTCGAGATGGTCGCCGTGCGGCCGATGGACGTCGCGCCGCACGTCGTCGACGGGCGCGTCCGGTTCCTGCTCCGGGTGGCCGGGGGCGAGGAGCCACGCGACGCCTACCTGCCGAGCGAGCTCGAACGTGCCATCTCGCGATACGCCCGCGACGAAGGTGTCGAACCCGCGGAACCGCTGTTCGACGTCTCGGTGCGACGGCTCCAGATGCTCGTCTCGGAGGTCTCCTCGCGGGCGGCCGACCAGACCGGCCGCGAGTCGCTCGCGGGCGTCTCCAGCCGGGACCTGCGGCACTACTTCGCACGCAGTCTCCTCGTCGACCGGGAGGTCCCGGCCTCGGTCGTCATGGCCGTGGGTGGCTGGTCGGAGCTGTCGAGTCTCGACACCTACGTCGACGACCCGACCCCCGGTGAGGTCCTGGCCGCGTTCGACGACGAGGCCGGGACCGCCGGCGAGCCGCGGGTCGAGCGCCGCCACGACGCCGACCAGCCGACCCTCGTCCTCGACGCCGAGGCGACCATCACCCGCGTGAACCAGCGCTTCGAGGCCCGGGTCGGTCGGACCGCCGACGCCATCGTCGGCGAGCCGCTCACGGCGGCCACGACCGCCGACCCGGACACCGTCGGCGGGGTCAGGGACGCGATGGCCGCGCTCGAACCGTGGCACGGGACCCTCACGTTCTGTCTGGGCCCGGACTGTTCGCTCCGGGGGCAGACGACCATCACCCCGGCGAACCCGACCGCCGCCGACCCCTCGCGCTTCGTCGCGGTCGTGACCACCGACCGGCCGCAGGGCCCGGTGCCGGACGACCGGTTCGCCAGCGTCCAGCAGGCCATCCGCGAGGTGGGCGACGCCTACGCCGACGCGACGACTCACGAGGGCGTGCTCGAGGCGGTGTGTGCCCACCTCACCGACAGCGACGCCTACGAGTGCGCGTGGGCCAGCGAGGCGCCGCCCGGCAGCCAGACCGTCCCGACCGTCTGGGCCGGTGCGGACGACGGCACCATCGAGCGTCTCGCGTTCACGGGCCCCGGATCGGACGGGGACACGCTGGCCGAGACGGTGGTCGAGACCGGCGAGGTCGAGACCAGTCTCCGGGATGGCCCCGACCCGGGACAGGCCGGCGAGTCCCACCCCCGGCTGGTCGTCGGGACACCGCTGGTCCACGGGGACTCGGTCTACGGGGCGCTGTGTCTGGTCGCCCCGACGGCCTCCATCGGCGAGTACGAACGGCGGGCGCTGGCCACGCTCGGCGAGCGCGTCGGCGAGGCGCTCACGGGCGCCGAACGCAAGCGCCTGCTGCTGGCCGACACCGTCGTCGAACTGGAGTTCGCCTGCACGGACCCGGACTCGTTCGTCGTGGCGCTCTCGGCGGAGCTCTCCTGTACCATCCGGCTCGAGGGCGTCGTCCCGGTCGACGACCGGGCCCTGCTGTGCTACGTCAGCGCCGTCGGGCGGACCCCAGAGACGGTCCACCCCGTGGCCGAACGCCTCGTGGACGACGCCCGCCTCGTCACGGACCACGAGGACGCGTCCCTGCTGGAGGTCACCGTCTCCAGCGAGACGGTCGCCGGCACCCTGGTCGACCACGGCGGCAGCGTCGAGGAACTGGTCGCCGAGGACGGACAGGCGCGGCTTCGCGCCGAGTTCGCGCCGGAGACCGACGTCCGGGCGGTCGCGGACGCGGTCACGACGGCGTTCCCGGAGACGGAACTCGTGGCCAAGCGCGAGGTCGCCGCGGACGCGACGGGGACGACCGGCTTCCAGCAGTCGCTGTCCTCGTCGCTGACCGAGAAGCAACTCGCCGTGCTGCAGGCGGCCTACCACGCGGGCTACTTCGACTGGCCGCGTGACTCGACGGCCGAGGAGCTCGCGGAGTCGATGGGCGTCTCCTCGCCCACCCTCCACAACCACCTGCGGCGCAGCCAGTACAAGCTCCTCGACGCGTTCCTCGACGGGAGCGACGTCGGGACGTGA
- a CDS encoding ABC transporter ATP-binding protein, producing the protein MALLETDNLVKRFGGVTATDDVSIDIHEDERVSLIGPNGAGKSTLINLMTRRLEPTEGDIRFKGESIVGLDPHEVVQRGVSKSFQTASIFPDLTVEENARIAALGAEHGSFRYNFFRRLDGYAEVEGVARDTLQSVGLWDQHDQRAADLPYGDKRRLEIGIALAADPDLLLMDEPTAGMSPEETEATVDLIERVKEERGLTFLLVEHDMEIIFEVSDRIIVLNRGQVIAEGPPDAIRKNEAVQQAYLGGAE; encoded by the coding sequence ATGGCGCTGCTCGAGACGGACAACCTCGTCAAGCGCTTCGGCGGGGTCACCGCGACCGACGACGTCTCCATCGACATCCACGAGGACGAACGCGTCAGCCTCATCGGACCGAACGGGGCCGGGAAGTCGACGCTCATCAACCTGATGACCCGCCGGCTGGAGCCGACCGAGGGCGACATCCGGTTCAAGGGCGAGTCCATCGTCGGCCTCGACCCCCACGAGGTCGTCCAGCGCGGCGTGAGCAAGTCGTTCCAGACGGCCTCCATCTTCCCGGACCTCACGGTCGAGGAGAACGCCCGCATCGCCGCCCTCGGCGCGGAACACGGCTCGTTCCGGTACAACTTCTTCCGTCGGCTCGACGGCTACGCCGAGGTCGAGGGCGTGGCCAGAGACACGCTCCAGTCGGTCGGCCTCTGGGACCAGCACGACCAGCGGGCCGCCGACCTGCCCTACGGCGACAAGCGGCGCCTGGAGATCGGCATCGCCCTCGCGGCCGACCCCGACCTGTTGCTCATGGACGAGCCGACGGCGGGGATGTCGCCCGAGGAGACCGAAGCGACGGTCGACCTCATCGAGCGCGTCAAGGAGGAGCGGGGCCTGACGTTCCTGCTCGTCGAGCACGACATGGAGATCATCTTCGAGGTCTCCGACCGCATCATCGTGCTCAACCGCGGGCAGGTCATCGCGGAGGGGCCACCGGACGCCATCAGAAAGAACGAGGCGGTCCAGCAGGCCTACCTCGGAGGTGCCGAGTGA
- the acs gene encoding acetate--CoA ligase, producing the protein MPNEGQPDATIEARLREQEYFRPPPAFVGQANVSDPAIYDEVGDFPEGFERYAELLDWDERWDRTFDGSDPPFFEWFVGGKLNASHNCIDRHLADRKNQTALLWEGEDGEQRNITYQDLYREVNEFAAALRSMGVEEDDVVTVHLPMVPALPITMLACARIGAPHSVVFAGFSASALAERVDSADSDYVVTIDGYYRRGEFLTHLDKTDTAMAELDSEPEVLTWTRHEEPRTDVADEYTLVSELLADHRRERVEPVSRDAEDPLFLMYTSGTTGKPKGCQHRTGGYLAYAAATSKNVLDIEPEDTYWCAADIGWITGHSYIVYGPLALGTTSVMYEGTPDHPHKGRIWEIAERYDVDIFHTSPTAVRMFMKWGEEYPAEYDFDFRHMTTVGEPIQPEAWLWYYKHIGDEDAVIVDTWWQTETGGHLITNLPALDDMKPGSAGRACPGIEPAIVDDQGEEIDPASGKAGNLVITRPWPSMLQTVYGNDERFIDTYWREFSDVDSDDWRDWNYKAGDGAVQAEDGYYRILGRLDDVMNVAGHRLGTMELESAVAEVEDVAEAAVAAREHPEKGEVPDVYVVLREGMDASDEVRDRIVAAVEDEIGPFARPANVAFVADLPKTRSGKIMRRLLEDISNGEELGNTTTLRDPSVPEEIRAQVQGD; encoded by the coding sequence ATGCCAAACGAGGGGCAGCCAGACGCGACGATCGAGGCACGGTTGCGAGAGCAAGAGTACTTCCGACCGCCGCCGGCGTTCGTGGGGCAGGCGAACGTCTCGGACCCGGCCATCTACGACGAGGTCGGGGACTTCCCGGAGGGGTTCGAGCGGTACGCCGAGTTGCTCGACTGGGACGAGCGCTGGGATCGGACCTTCGACGGGTCCGACCCACCCTTCTTCGAGTGGTTCGTCGGTGGGAAGTTGAACGCGAGTCACAACTGCATCGACCGCCACCTGGCGGACCGGAAGAACCAGACCGCGCTCCTGTGGGAGGGTGAGGACGGGGAACAGCGCAACATCACCTACCAGGACCTCTACCGCGAGGTGAACGAGTTCGCGGCGGCGCTGCGCTCGATGGGCGTCGAGGAGGACGACGTGGTGACCGTCCACCTGCCGATGGTCCCGGCCCTGCCCATCACGATGCTCGCGTGTGCGCGCATCGGGGCGCCGCACTCGGTGGTGTTCGCGGGCTTCTCGGCGTCGGCGCTGGCCGAGCGCGTCGACTCCGCGGACTCGGACTACGTGGTCACCATCGACGGCTACTACCGCCGCGGGGAGTTCCTCACCCACCTCGACAAGACCGACACCGCGATGGCCGAGCTGGACAGCGAGCCCGAGGTGCTCACCTGGACACGCCACGAGGAGCCACGGACCGACGTGGCCGACGAGTACACGCTCGTCTCCGAGCTGCTCGCCGACCACCGCCGCGAGCGCGTCGAGCCGGTGTCGCGCGACGCCGAGGACCCGCTGTTCCTGATGTACACGTCGGGGACGACCGGGAAGCCGAAGGGGTGTCAGCACCGGACCGGCGGCTACCTCGCGTACGCCGCCGCCACGTCGAAGAACGTCCTCGACATCGAGCCCGAGGACACGTACTGGTGTGCCGCGGACATCGGCTGGATCACCGGGCACAGCTACATCGTCTACGGCCCGCTCGCCCTCGGCACCACCTCGGTGATGTACGAGGGGACCCCGGACCACCCGCACAAGGGGCGCATCTGGGAGATCGCCGAGCGGTACGACGTCGACATCTTCCACACCTCGCCGACGGCCGTCCGGATGTTCATGAAGTGGGGCGAGGAGTACCCCGCGGAGTACGACTTCGACTTCCGGCACATGACCACCGTCGGCGAACCCATCCAGCCCGAGGCGTGGCTGTGGTACTACAAGCACATCGGCGACGAGGACGCCGTCATCGTCGACACGTGGTGGCAGACCGAGACCGGCGGCCACCTCATCACGAACCTCCCGGCGCTCGACGACATGAAACCCGGGAGTGCGGGGCGGGCCTGTCCCGGTATCGAGCCGGCCATCGTCGACGACCAGGGCGAGGAGATCGACCCAGCCAGCGGGAAGGCGGGCAACCTCGTCATCACGCGCCCGTGGCCGAGCATGCTCCAGACGGTGTACGGGAACGACGAGCGGTTCATCGACACGTACTGGCGCGAGTTCTCCGACGTCGACAGCGACGACTGGCGCGACTGGAACTACAAGGCCGGCGACGGCGCGGTCCAGGCCGAGGACGGCTACTACCGCATCCTCGGCCGGCTCGACGACGTGATGAACGTCGCCGGCCACCGCCTCGGGACGATGGAGCTCGAATCGGCCGTCGCCGAGGTCGAGGACGTGGCCGAGGCCGCCGTGGCGGCGCGCGAACACCCGGAGAAGGGCGAGGTACCGGACGTGTACGTCGTGTTGCGGGAGGGGATGGACGCGAGCGACGAGGTCCGCGACCGTATCGTCGCCGCCGTCGAGGACGAGATCGGCCCGTTCGCCCGGCCCGCGAACGTCGCCTTCGTCGCCGACCTGCCGAAGACCCGGTCTGGCAAGATCATGCGCCGGCTGCTGGAGGACATCTCGAACGGCGAGGAACTGGGGAACACCACGACGCTCCGGGACCCGAGCGTGCCCGAGGAGATCCGCGCCCAGGTGCAGGGCGACTGA
- a CDS encoding branched-chain amino acid ABC transporter permease, whose translation MTDGRADGGHGTAGGSAREESGDGLLDHYATVIGDEGTVVLLTLLTVLLFPYLFAGAPVISDLLSGYYGLTTLILIWGIFTMGYDLLHGYTGLLSFGHAAFWGTGSIVAGLLVEYAGIGYPLVLVAAGLLASIAVAWILGVLSLRRGGIYFSILTLAFGQMLYFTIFGPLGPITGGEDGLLLEIGGLVGVIPLSAGVPILTPLGLVGSWLYLLVAIFTVISVAVAYRILRSPYGLVFKAIRENEQRAEFVGLNVWRYKLVAFVISGAFAGVAGALFTVYNGSTSAETFYWLVSGEVVIMSILGGVGTLFGAFLGAGVYLYMSNVLSSTVGDSWHLMLGLLFVLVVWLVPRGLWGGVQDLKARLTGEERDRQARADGGES comes from the coding sequence ATGACCGACGGTCGTGCCGACGGCGGTCACGGGACCGCGGGCGGGTCCGCCCGCGAGGAGTCCGGCGACGGCCTCCTCGACCACTACGCGACGGTCATCGGCGACGAGGGGACGGTGGTACTCCTGACCCTGCTCACCGTGTTGCTGTTCCCGTACCTCTTCGCGGGCGCACCGGTCATCAGCGACCTGCTGAGTGGGTACTACGGGCTGACGACGCTCATCCTCATCTGGGGCATCTTCACCATGGGGTACGACCTGCTGCACGGCTACACCGGCCTGCTCTCGTTCGGCCACGCGGCCTTCTGGGGCACCGGCAGCATCGTCGCCGGCCTGCTCGTCGAGTACGCGGGCATCGGCTACCCCCTCGTACTGGTCGCGGCCGGCCTGCTCGCGAGCATCGCGGTGGCGTGGATACTCGGGGTCCTCTCGCTGCGACGCGGGGGGATCTACTTCTCCATCCTCACGCTCGCGTTCGGCCAGATGCTGTACTTCACCATCTTCGGACCACTCGGGCCCATCACGGGCGGCGAGGACGGCCTCCTGCTCGAGATCGGCGGGCTCGTCGGCGTCATCCCCCTGTCGGCGGGCGTGCCCATCCTGACCCCGCTCGGACTGGTCGGCAGCTGGCTCTACCTCCTGGTGGCCATCTTCACCGTCATCTCCGTGGCGGTCGCCTACCGCATCCTCAGGTCGCCCTACGGGCTGGTGTTCAAGGCCATCCGCGAGAACGAACAGCGCGCCGAGTTCGTCGGCCTGAACGTGTGGCGGTACAAGCTCGTCGCGTTCGTCATCTCGGGCGCGTTCGCCGGCGTCGCCGGCGCACTGTTCACGGTGTACAACGGGTCGACCTCCGCCGAGACGTTCTACTGGCTGGTCAGCGGCGAGGTCGTCATCATGAGCATCCTCGGGGGCGTCGGCACGCTGTTCGGCGCCTTCCTCGGAGCCGGCGTGTACCTCTACATGTCGAACGTGCTGAGTTCGACCGTCGGGGACAGCTGGCACCTCATGCTCGGGCTCCTGTTCGTGCTCGTGGTCTGGCTCGTCCCGCGCGGCCTCTGGGGCGGCGTCCAGGACCTGAAGGCCCGGCTCACGGGCGAAGAACGCGACAGGCAGGCCCGTGCCGACGGGGGTGAGTCCTGA